The window gtgaaaatggcacctcaaagttgctccaaaatcggctccaatggaagaaatggggttgaaatgaacccaaccCCCGATTTAAAGAACCTCACCGCCTCCagcacttccgcatctgcggtcaggggaccgcatctgcgagaagaggaccgcatctgcgaagggGGCTAAAATGGCTgggaccgcttctacggtcttgAGGCTGCTTCTGCGGTTCGAGAGCCACTTCTGCGGATTGGCCTGGCCTTCCCTGGGCCGCATCTGCAATAGATGGACCGTATCTGCGGTCTAGCACCTGCGGtccaccaaccgcaggtgcggttatgacagaagcaccAGCTTCAGCACTTCTCCAATTCTATTTTTCGTTCCGtgaaccatccggaatccacccgaggcccccgggaccccaaccaatcataccaagcAGTCCCAAAATAcgttacggacttgctcgaggcttcaaatcatatCGAACAATACTAAactcatgaatcaacctccaatccaagcttaatgaactttagaatttcaaacttctactttcgatgtttaaacctatcaaatcacgtccgattgacttcaaattttgcacactagttaTTTTTGACAtcatggacctactccaactttcggaatcggaatctgaccctgatatcaaaaggtccacttccggtcaaacttctcaaaaaccttcaaatttctatctttagccaaatgacttcaaaatgacctacggacctccgaattcactttcgatcgcgctcccaagTCCAGAACCACCATAAGGAGTTGTtcccagacttggaatcccaaacggacattgataacactgaaatgtgcttcaacccaaacttatgaactttcaagtTCTTAACCCTCTAACAGACCAAAACacccttaaactactcggattgactccaaattttacatgcaagtcttaaatgatatttcggacgtgtaccgggcttcggaaccaacatacgagcccaaTACCTATGAAATGaatcattaattagttttttaaatccttaaaacttcaaattaataatttctaataaaaattcattactcgggctagggacctcagaattcgattacgggcatacgcccaggtcccatactTTCccacggacccttcgggaccatcaaatcaccaatccggGTCCGTTCgctcaaaatgttgacccaaggtcaaacttagtcttttaagAAAATTCTAAGGAATTAAATGGGCATATTGGactcaaactcttccaaatcccgaaccaaacATCCCCGCAAGTCGAAAATCAGTTAAAGCAAgcacgagaagttttatttaagaAAACGGGGTTCAAaaaggcaaaacgaccagtcgggtcattacaagcaCGGTCCCTTAAACTATTAATATTTGGCCTATTATATGATTTACTACATGGtttaacctattgtgcatttttagctttataaccgctttcaattattttataaaattaatctggaacaagttacgattgtcgtacacttgtttgtttaatacatattgcgaatcatgtcacgggaaccgtacccatgatcTACAACGCGTTTAATTATTAACATTATTAGTTGTTGTGGCCGGGTCATATAAATGTACCCTCGAATTTGAAAATTAGGTATCACAATTATGTCAAGGGAAGCGTACCCGTAGCCATGACGATTTTATTATAAACGTGCCTAAAACAAACTATGAATGTTCAAAAATATGTTTTTCTATACTAAATTAATATTAATGCGAGGGTCATAGGTTATGGATTTTGTTTgcatatggcacacctcaatttacTTTAAAAGAAAAGTTTTGTATTTCATTAAAGCAAGTTAAGGATGCTCCTATTTAAATCTAATTTGAAATTAGGTAGCACAATTATGCCACGGGAATCGTACCCGCAGTTGTGACGATTTTAATTacgagcctaaagcaaactacgaaatatgaattattttcctaaagctaatttgagattattgtggaGGCTCAACGTTATGGAACATTTTACCGTGAGTAAAGGAATGTCAAGGCGtgaatcaagttttttttttttttttttgaaatttccatAAAGAATTATATGACAAATTTAAAAGCATATCTAACGAACTTGACATCGTGGATGACTTACTTTGAGGTAAAATACTTTGAGGGAAAAGCACAAACGGCAATCTTACACCAAGGAGCAGATTCAGGCCGATTAAATTGATTACACTTCCTTCTTAATTATTTGGTGTCAACATGAATTAATAACTAAAAAGTAGATTTGCATATAATGACATGAAATTGGAAAACAATGTACAACTTCTAGCCTCAATTCATTAATGTAAaagaactgatttattacatcaAACACCCATACTTGAAATCATACATCAATAAATAAcctttagaaaattattctgcCCAAACACGATTTCAAGAAAATAATGTTAAACGATTCCGCTCGTGCTTCCGTTTTCTCACCCATTTAATACTCAATAATCTACTCTTAACTTGAATTCTTGGAAAACTCAAACCAAAAGCAATCTCAGATTAATACCTATTGCTTTTTGACAAGAGgagttgctctgatggtaagcatcCTTCACTTCCAATCAAAAGGTTGTAAGTTCGAGTttccccaagagtaaggtgggaagttcttgggcgaaggatgtcgggggtctattttggaaacaacctctctaccccaggataggggtaacgtctacgtacacactaccctccccagactccattaagtggaattatactgggttgttgttgttgttgatgtatatTATGGTATAACAGTAGGCGCTTCAAATTTGAAGTTAAGAAGAACTGATCTCAGGCCAATTATTCatttaacaaaactgaaatttatgtgACTAAAGTCTAGATCCATTTGGCAAATATACAACGCAGCAACAGTATGAGATTCATTTAATCAAATCCATTATTAGGCAAATAACACAAGTTTAGGAGATGTACCTAGCAGCAGAAATGAAATCTCTACCAAATAGAGATTTGAAAAAACAATATGATAGAACAAACAGCTGTTATTCAAGGCAAAAGaaattgtatattttttttttatgaaaaaaaaaatggacaAAAGAAGAAGCTTATGGATTGGAGATCTATGGAGCTTAAAAACTGATTTTTTCAGCTTTTCTGTGGAGCTTAAAATTGCAGaggcaaaaaatatttttctcctttttttttcttccttttgtgtttgtgtgtgtgtgtcatGTGTTATAAGTAGAGATTAGGTGATGGAAGAGTGAGGAATATAGGTGGGGAACATGAGTGAAGCGAGTGGGGGAAGTGGGTAGTAAGTGGAGAAAGTGGGGAAAGTGGGAAGTGAGTGTGAAAAGTGGGAATaaattcaaacatggtcaaaaattaggtgatcACAGCATGCCCCTTTGTCATAGTTTTCCAATAGGTAGGTAAGGAAAAGTCACAAACGTTGATTTTTTCCTTCgtaaagtggtatcagagcaaaagAAGCTCTTACATTACACTCTTCCAGAGAATATCtcattgacagtttatggtaattctaaccattaggaattatccaatgagccggttcaatgatcatatctctatatgcatcatctatctatgtgatttagttaatgagatcaactaatctttatcccataaagacgatcacatagatattgatctaaccggattattaatctccaaattaataatcctatgatcaagaacaaaatttagattaaattataagaaacttcactctcattatcatgatctcaatcacgatgacaagtctcaaaTTTAATCAAGggccttatcaaattaatcaagcaattaataataatgataaaagaatatcaaatgccatatatattttatatgaaatAACATTcatgaaaatatgttcaaatcatcaaacatGAGATTAaatctagggcatatctaataTATTCCTAACACGGATAAGGTcagcgtacacattaccctcctaAGGCTTCACGTATGAGATTTCACtagattttttgttgttgttctgCAAGGTGTAGTTTGTAAAGTCATTTTATTGCTACTTAAGCATGTCTTTTGATCATTATTCATCAGAATATATCATAAAAATGCTTTTACATAAATAATAAACAATAATTGGTCTCATCATGTGTTTCTAGTAATATAAATCAATGAGCATCAATTATATATAACTCCCAATTTAAGAGGATCTATAGTATTTCACACCTCCACTCCAAAACCCGGATATGTGATTCGAACCCAGAACCTAATACATTTATCAATCAAGAAGGCCTGTTACTTTTCCAAGACAAATAGTGCACCACCTAATTATGTATAATTTAATGTTTCTAATTCCCCCATATAAAACTGATCTCTTTAACTAAGAATTCGTCAGTTGCTTTTTTCAGCCACATTTTATGTAATCATATGAAAACCGTTTAGCATTCCAACAGTTACcatgcatttcattttcttttagaaTTTTCTCAACCTATCACAAACATACTGCAACTGGCTTATAAATGGGACATTTTAGGTATAACTCGAAGTTTCCTTGTACAACTAGtgtcagatatatatatatatatatatatatatatatatatatatatatatatatatatatataggctctAAAATTACCAAAATTCTCTTTAGTTTGCTGATAAGAAATAGTGAAGAGCCTTTAGACTTACTAGGGAAACCATTAAAATTTGAACTCAGTAATACTGCCGTTTAAATTTGGTCTTCTGACTTCTTAGTACCAAGTTGTCATCTTAGGAATTTAAGACGTTATATAGGTTGAAATGGTTCCAGAAACTACAAAAACGTGCAACAACACACTTTTTATTTGAGTTAAGAAGAAGAAATTGCAAAAAATGTAGTACACTTAGTTCTAGTAAAGTTCCATAGCTGAAGAGATAAACAGTATGTAAGGTCCAAAAGACACCCTCTGCCTTGCCACCGGGTCGCAAATCTGGGCGGATGTTATATTGAATGCAAACAATTACAAAAGCATCACCTGTTCAACTACGTTATGGATATTTCAAGAGTTTTTTTAAAAGATGTAATTAGGCTAAGTACGAATGATTGTTACAAAAGAGCAGCGAGTACAGTTAAAAATCTTTTATATGCACTATTTATCACCAAAAAGACATACAAAAGCAGTTAAACATCAGCAAGTTAAGAAGAGTATAAGAAGCAACAACATCTAGAAAACAATTTAGAAGAGCTTGGAAAAGAGTATAGAGCCAGTGGAAAAGTTTTGTCAGCTTCCATATTGAATTTCTAAAAAGACCCAAAACAGCCACATCAACACAATCAAGATTGGCTCTTTTAGAGAAGCCTGAAAGATAATATTGGCATTGTAATAATAGGCTTGTTCATGAATGTAACCATCATGATTCGAACAGTAAGCTCGTGCAAGTAGTTTGCGTTCAATGTACATTGAAAACTAACGCTCCCATCCTTAGTAGTTAGCAACTTTTACACACTTTGACAGTACAAAACAGGTATACTTTCCTCTTTATGTACCAGCAGCAGAAATTAGAGCAATGGAGAATCTACTTCACTACATTAAAAGTGGCACGAGGGTTGGAAATCATCACTGGACACTCGCCTTTTTCATCATAGTCAGCAAACTCATCTCCATACAAATCGATGCCTTCAAATTTTGTTCCCTCAAGCTGCATTAAATGCATCACATTAGAACTGGCTCCACATTTCCCAAAACACAAAACCTTAGAATTGGACATAAAACCTAACTGCAAGTGTCTTCAGCAACCTAAAAGGATTGTTACAAAGATAATCTCACGAAAAAGTTCACAAGTATGCCACGTAGaaataaattcaacaaaataATGGATGTTAATCATTTCGTATGTCATCAGACCAAAATCAGTAAAGTGTATACCCATACAATTCTAGGAGGAAGAGTGGATCCAAAGACAGACAGAAAATTTGTTCTGTCATCAGATAGCCAGAAGCAGATGTAAGAAAGTATTAATAGCATTACAACAGATTAAACTTTCCTGTCAATTGCAAACAGGAAGGAAGTGAAAAAATTAGTGTAAACCTTACAGTGGTTTTACCCATATGTCAAGTTCTGCATGAAACTGTACTTATTGCTGTCACAAGCATGTAATACCATAAATCTTTCCTTTTTTTAAGTAAATACATATTACCATAAATCTTATAAAAGAGATGGATCATACGTAAGAGAGGGTGTGTTTTGGGGTTCGGGTGGGTGGTTAGGGTATATCAAGAAGAAACATGCAGAATAGCATAAGGTCCAAAGCATCCTGGGCAAAGAAACTTCACAAGTTAACAACCTAAAGTACAGGGCATATACAGTGCCTCACAAATGGTCTTCAGATGCTTCACAAAGATGAGAAGATGGTCCAATTAGTATCTTCTGAGCACCATAAATTCCACTGATCTCCCATAATCAGGCCCATTATGCTTGTGAATGCTTTCAACCGCACAAACATATGGATGGCATTTTGTGCAGTTCATAAGCTAGTCAAAATTAAATCCCCCTAAAaaacagcaaaaaaaaaaaggcattTGAGCCTAGGTAGCGATCATATCCAAGGATGATGATCATCACTTATCAAGACAATGACGTCACTGGAAGGGTGGGAGGAAAGGCTGGAGACAAGCAGAAAGCATGCTGCTCTTAAGTGGAAATTGAATTTCAAGTTGGTATTCCAAAGACAATTTCAAAATTGAAGACCTATTGGAATAAGCATAACATCCTAGTACCCACTATGTAGGAAAGAGAAGacctgttcatgatttagaatgGAATGCGCTATGAATGGCCAGACATAATAGAGGTAGAATGTACTAGAAGAATGCTTTTCCTATAAGTTAATTAGGAGATCCATCACCTGGTTTAAAGAAACAAGAAATTTATTCAAGGAATCCCAGCATACAATTCAGGAACACATGTAGGAAACAACAGGGCAAAGAAACTTTATGCTTACATATAATATTTCTACAACGTTTCGGTAATGAATATCTCTACATTAGAAAATACCAAACCAGAAAGCAAGGGAAAAGCTTACCGATTCAGCTTGCCATTCTCCCAGGAAAGCAAAATCCAGAGGCTCAAAACCCCTGCACTCAAATAACATCAGGGGTGCATATTTTCCAGCTTGACTATCACCGTGAGTCAGTGGGCGGCCTCGGCCAGTGATCATGGTTACTGTACCATCCCTGCTACAGAACTTACACTGAAAGCAGAAGTCACAAAGCACTTAATAATCAATCAAGCCTGATACAGCAACGATAATAACGAAGAAGAGTTGTAATAGCAACAGAACatcaaagaaaaatggaaaaaaagggGAATAACTGAGGTTCAAAATAGACTTTAAGGATATTAAAGATATTCAAAGTGATACAATTAAGAAAAAGCAGATAGAGGCAGTTACTACAAATTAACCACTTCTGATGCTATAGATTTCCTAATTAACTCCTTACCTCAGCTCATATTTCAAGCTGTCTCGGTAATGTCAAAATTCATAGTGAAAACGAGCTGACTATGTTTTCATATCTATCTTGTCACAAATAACAGTCAAGTATACATAGACTTCAAGGACATCATGGCTATTCAACATGATAGAATTAAGAAACAGCAGATAGGGGCATTTACTACAAACTAGCGATTTACCTTATAGCTTTCCTACTTACTTCTTGTCTCACCTCAAATTTCATGCTCTCTCAGTGATGTTAAATTCATAGTGTAACTAGCTGAATTAAGTTCACTGTGTTTTTCATATCTATATTAACACATAAGACATTCAGATGTACATCAATATCTCTCTAAGCGGTATAAATATTGTCAAAGATAAGGTAACAGGAAGATAGGTCACCTTCTGAATGAGGTGGGTCGTGCCCTTGCCTATGGGAAGAGGAACAGTCTCACCCAACATCACGTAAGTCTCCTTTTGGGTGATCTCGCCACAATTGCCACACTTCAGCTGCACAATTTATTCAAAGATAAAGAAAGCATTTAATGgactataaaataaatattaatggAGGACAGGAAATGGATAATTTCATCAGGCAAAAGCAGTAAAAAATTAACTTATGGAAACAACACTATCTCATACGAACATAGCTGAAAGGAAATTTAAGTAGTAGTATATCTAAAAAGATACAGAGTGAAAGTAGTAcacattaaaaataaaatgaaacaaGGTTCACACGAGGTGGTGTAACATTTCAGAACGTCTTAAAATGGAAAAAGTGGCACATAATTTAAAACTAAGTAATAAGACTTCATACAGTGGGAAATAAcattaaaagataaaagaaaaggtgGTCTTGGGATAAGAAACCTTCAACTACATAACAATAGCTCGATTATAAAATGGCTTTAAAGGTATTCAGAGGAAgaggtacaacaacaacaacaacctagtaaaatcCCAAAAGTaaggggtctagggagggtaaattaaccgtggtgcacttgcgggaaactccttgccgagggcctgtgcaccccGGGAATAGTCGGGGCTCGaagagactcggacacccggtgcaaataaaaaaaaaagggtctggggagggtagtgtgtacgcagtcCTTACCCCTACCCCTATCCCTACTCCCATggagtagagaggttatttccgatagaccctcggctcaagaaaacgaaAAGACAAAAAGTGACGGTATATTAGTATCATCAACAGaaaccataaaaataataaagcatcaTAAGAAACCAACAAATATTTGAAACGCAATACAATAACCAGTAAAGAAAAACGGAAGAATAGTGAGAACACAACATAAACCACTAGAAATCTAAGACAAACCCTATCAGCCTATCCTCACACTTGGAACGAAGTAGAAAAAATGCTctaactacctcctaacctacaactctaatgttcgatctccacaccttcctatcaagggccatgttcTCGAAACTCTTAAGCTGTTTGGGGCCTTTTTCCAAATCTCTTTGGTGTAAAAATGGGTCCCCCACCAGTCAAGGAACTCTTAAGCTGTTGAGGATACAAGGAACAAAGAGCTCAAAATATGGAGAACTATTCCATCTTCCGTATTGGGGACTGTATGGaaggagaaaaatcaaagatgtcTCGAGGGCAGATCTACTGCGATGCAGGTCCTGAAATGCAAATGTTTAAGGCAGTTGGCACTTTGGTGTAAGTTGGATAATGCATACGAGGAAAATAGTGTGACAGGGACTTCCCCTTCTTTTGTATACAGGTCTTTTTGTGCAGAGTCTCTACTCACTCTTGTAATACCAGCACTAACATAATGCTAGGATTTATTTGCGTCAAAAAAAGACTTCATACAGAACACAAGCAAAATAGACACAAAAATTCTGAAGCTAAAACTGTAATTAGGAAAAAGAGAGATAGTTCGACAAAGAAGAAATCAcgaaaatgaagaatgagaagatGAAATTGGAATGAGCTATCAGATAGCCATAAGCAAATAGCTAGAACGCATCATCAGTTAGATCAATCTTCACggaaaaaataacataatatcAACAATCAGACACACACACGCACGCACACAAAAAAACACATAAGCATGTTAGCAGTAGTTCACTTAAAGCTGTTAAAATGACTAGATCCACATTTACTATAGAGTCAACATCAAGTATATCAAATCTTCATCCAGAAATCACATAGACATAGCAATAGAGCAACTAAAattttagagagaaaaaaaaaacacgaTCATTTGACATCGAAAATCATGAAAATGAAAAATACGAAGATGAACTAGCAATGAGCTACCTGAATAACCCTAATCAACACCTAAAAAGGTAATCCAGTATTTAGAGTTTAGTTACAGTAAGTGCAGCCTATAAAGCATTAGAGTAACTACAAAATTTAGAGGCGTTTAGGTCTAAATAAACACCTAATAAGTAGAAGTAATACAGTATTTTAGAGTCATTAGTTAGAGTAAGTGCAGTTTACTCTATATATGTCTAAATATAAACACACGCACATCTATTATTGAGTCAAAAACAATTAAACAAAATTTTTATGGAGAAATCACATAGACATCATGCAATAGAGTAACTACCTGAATCACACACACGCagacaaaacacacacacacacacacacacattgcaATGAGCTATCTGAATAGACCTAAATAAACATCTAATAAGCAAAAGTAATCCAGTATTCTAGAGTCATTAGTTAGAGTAAGTGCAGTTTACTCTCTATGTgtaaatacacacacacacgggcgcacacacacacacacacattgcaATGAGCTACCTGAATAGACCTAAATAAACACCTAATAAGCAAAAGTAATCCAGTATTTTAGAGTCATCAGCTAGAGTAAGTGCAGTTTACTGTCTATATGTgtaa is drawn from Nicotiana tabacum cultivar K326 chromosome 22, ASM71507v2, whole genome shotgun sequence and contains these coding sequences:
- the LOC107797578 gene encoding uncharacterized protein LOC107797578, whose product is MVNFLLAITAELENLTNLQPQGGVTDPDFPYHFKLKCGNCGEITQKETYVMLGETVPLPIGKGTTHLIQKCKFCSRDGTVTMITGRGRPLTHGDSQAGKYAPLMLFECRGFEPLDFAFLGEWQAESLEGTKFEGIDLYGDEFADYDEKGECPVMISNPRATFNVVK